In a single window of the Streptococcus ilei genome:
- the rpsQ gene encoding 30S ribosomal protein S17, protein MERNNRKVLVGRVVSDKMDKTITVVVETKRNHPVYGKRINYSKKYKAHDENNVAKEGDIVRIMETRPLSATKRFRLVEVVEEAVII, encoded by the coding sequence ATGGAACGCAATAATCGTAAAGTTCTTGTTGGACGCGTTGTGTCTGACAAAATGGACAAAACAATCACAGTTGTAGTTGAAACTAAACGTAACCACCCAGTCTATGGTAAACGTATCAACTATTCTAAAAAATACAAAGCACATGATGAAAACAACGTTGCCAAAGAAGGCGATATCGTTCGTATCATGGAAACTCGTCCGCTTTCAGCTACAAAACGCTTCCGTCTTGTAGAAGTTGTTGAAGAAGCGGTCATCATCTAA
- the rpmC gene encoding 50S ribosomal protein L29 codes for MKLTEVKEFVKELRGLSQEELAKRENELKKELFELRFQAAAGQLEQTGRLKEVKKQIARIKTVQSEAK; via the coding sequence ATGAAACTTACAGAAGTAAAAGAATTTGTTAAAGAACTTCGTGGTCTTTCTCAAGAAGAACTCGCGAAGCGTGAAAATGAATTGAAGAAAGAATTGTTTGAACTTCGTTTCCAAGCAGCTGCTGGTCAATTGGAACAAACTGGACGTTTGAAAGAAGTGAAAAAACAAATCGCTCGTATCAAAACTGTTCAATCAGAAGCTAAATAA